Proteins encoded by one window of Chthoniobacterales bacterium:
- a CDS encoding S1/P1 nuclease yields the protein MNFRLLSALAAGLVLAGTLQPARAWDPVGHMLVAQIACDQLTPAAKEQFAAVLARFNAKDAPHDAPYDPVTIACWMDDIRARPDTKPFAVWHYVNLPYTPDGMPIPDGNVDGPNVVWGIQKVEDILTGKATDPAIDKDLALVILTHLVGDVHQPLHTTNRNGDAGGNKVKVANLKDPLADLVFTKGGNLHFFWDSAYRRVYRDGFATVLYEAPLFDRAKPVAGHIAFASNIRTEATALEKKYPRSTLLKEQGDAVAWAKESHALGYDLGYQKLPATPADKPVKLTQAYVDAARACAEQRIVLAGYRLGALLNKYLAEPAASSPSPTVEASPTPEPSPTPVKISAPAIENPA from the coding sequence ATGAATTTCCGTCTCCTGTCCGCGCTCGCCGCCGGCCTCGTCCTCGCCGGCACTCTTCAACCCGCCCGGGCCTGGGATCCCGTCGGACACATGCTTGTCGCGCAGATCGCCTGCGACCAGCTCACACCCGCCGCGAAGGAGCAGTTTGCCGCCGTGCTCGCCCGCTTCAACGCGAAGGACGCTCCGCACGACGCGCCCTACGATCCCGTGACCATCGCCTGCTGGATGGACGACATCCGCGCGCGGCCGGACACGAAGCCTTTCGCCGTCTGGCACTACGTCAACCTGCCCTACACGCCAGACGGCATGCCGATTCCCGACGGCAATGTCGACGGGCCGAACGTCGTCTGGGGCATTCAGAAAGTTGAGGACATCCTCACCGGCAAGGCGACCGATCCCGCCATCGACAAGGATCTGGCCCTCGTCATTCTCACGCACCTCGTCGGCGACGTGCACCAGCCCCTGCACACGACGAATCGCAACGGAGACGCCGGCGGCAACAAGGTCAAGGTCGCCAATCTCAAGGATCCCCTCGCCGATCTCGTCTTCACCAAAGGCGGCAACCTCCACTTTTTCTGGGACAGCGCCTACCGCCGGGTCTATCGCGATGGGTTTGCCACCGTGCTCTACGAGGCACCGCTCTTCGACCGCGCCAAGCCCGTCGCCGGCCACATCGCCTTCGCATCGAACATCCGCACCGAGGCCACCGCCCTCGAGAAAAAATACCCGCGCTCCACCTTGCTCAAGGAACAGGGCGACGCGGTCGCGTGGGCCAAGGAGAGCCACGCCCTCGGCTACGATCTCGGCTACCAAAAGCTGCCCGCGACGCCCGCCGACAAACCCGTGAAGCTCACCCAGGCCTACGTCGATGCCGCCCGCGCCTGCGCCGAGCAGCGCATCGTCCTCGCCGGCTATCGCCTCGGCGCGCTCCTGAACAAATATCTCGCCGAACCCGCCGCCTCCAGCCCGAGCCCGACCGTGGAGGCCTCTCCGACTCCGGAGCCCTCACCGACGCCCGTGAAGATTTCCGCACCGGCGATCGAGAATCCCGCGTAG
- a CDS encoding alpha-1,4-glucan--maltose-1-phosphate maltosyltransferase, whose product MNPGTATLVIEAITPQIEGGRHPIKRAEGEDVVVEADIFKDGHDIVSAVLKWRKAGEEAWHETPMTPLINDRWRGTLTVSGTGRYEYTVVAWGDVFLSWRDEVVKKVDGGLTELTSEALEGARVLRAAAKSADKSDAATLEAFAASLEQADPAGLKEIAIDASLEGLMHFYADRSLATTHSPALSIWVDRRAAAFAAWYEFFPRSAEGKPDSGSTFRDCLERIDDAEAMGFDVIYFPPIHPIGETNRKGRNNSTTSEPGEPGVPYAIGNFRQGVNGGGHKDVAPELGTLADFDWLVAETHKRGMEIALDFAVNCSPDHPYVKDHPDWFFKRPDGTIKYAENPPKKYEDVYPLNYHCADWRNLWAELRDVLLFWAEHKVRIFRVDNPHTKPVAFWEWVIAEVQAKFPDVIFLSEAFTRPKMMRALAKVGFTQSYTYFTWRTGKAELTEYLEELTQGEMADYFRGNFFTNTPDILPEHLQTGGRPCFIQRAVLAATLMPVYGIYSGFELCENTPTKPGKEEYLDSEKYQFKGRDWNAPGNIKDVIAALNRARREQPALQEYRNLRFHPSSSDQVLFYSKMTAARDSIVLVAVNLDPHNFQSAWVTVPVSDFGWNEKETYEVRDLITNETFLWNGARNFVALDPRTRPAHVLEVRRWQGRALGADIYA is encoded by the coding sequence ATGAATCCCGGAACCGCGACCCTCGTCATCGAAGCCATCACGCCGCAGATCGAAGGCGGCCGCCACCCCATCAAACGTGCCGAAGGCGAGGACGTCGTCGTCGAGGCCGATATCTTCAAGGATGGCCACGACATCGTCTCCGCCGTCCTGAAATGGCGCAAAGCCGGTGAGGAAGCCTGGCACGAGACGCCGATGACGCCGCTCATCAACGACCGCTGGCGCGGCACGCTCACCGTGAGCGGCACCGGGCGCTACGAATACACGGTCGTGGCGTGGGGCGACGTGTTCCTCTCCTGGCGCGACGAGGTCGTCAAGAAAGTCGACGGCGGCCTCACGGAACTCACCAGCGAAGCACTCGAGGGCGCCCGCGTCCTGCGCGCTGCCGCGAAGTCCGCCGACAAATCCGACGCCGCCACCCTCGAGGCCTTCGCGGCTTCCCTCGAGCAGGCGGACCCGGCCGGCCTGAAGGAAATCGCCATCGATGCCAGCCTCGAGGGGCTGATGCATTTCTACGCCGATCGCTCGCTCGCCACGACCCACTCGCCCGCGCTTTCCATCTGGGTCGACCGCCGGGCTGCCGCGTTCGCCGCGTGGTATGAATTTTTTCCGCGCTCCGCCGAGGGCAAGCCCGACAGCGGCTCGACCTTCCGCGATTGTCTCGAGCGCATCGACGACGCGGAGGCGATGGGCTTCGACGTCATCTATTTTCCGCCGATCCATCCGATCGGGGAAACCAATCGCAAGGGCCGTAATAACTCGACGACGAGCGAGCCCGGGGAGCCCGGCGTGCCTTACGCGATCGGCAATTTTCGCCAGGGCGTGAACGGTGGCGGCCACAAGGACGTCGCTCCCGAGCTCGGCACGCTCGCCGATTTCGACTGGCTCGTGGCCGAGACGCACAAGCGCGGCATGGAGATCGCGCTGGATTTCGCGGTGAACTGCTCGCCCGACCACCCTTACGTGAAGGACCACCCCGACTGGTTCTTCAAGCGGCCCGACGGCACGATCAAATACGCCGAGAATCCGCCCAAGAAATACGAGGACGTCTATCCGCTGAATTACCATTGCGCGGACTGGCGGAATCTCTGGGCCGAGCTGCGCGACGTCCTTCTTTTCTGGGCGGAGCACAAGGTGCGCATCTTCCGCGTCGACAATCCGCACACGAAACCTGTCGCCTTCTGGGAATGGGTGATCGCCGAGGTGCAGGCAAAGTTCCCCGACGTCATCTTCCTCAGCGAGGCGTTCACGCGCCCGAAGATGATGCGCGCGCTGGCCAAGGTCGGCTTCACGCAGAGTTACACGTATTTCACGTGGCGCACCGGCAAGGCCGAGCTCACGGAGTATCTCGAAGAACTCACACAGGGCGAAATGGCGGACTATTTCCGCGGCAATTTCTTCACGAACACCCCCGACATTCTTCCCGAGCATCTGCAGACGGGCGGCCGGCCATGCTTCATCCAGCGGGCGGTGCTCGCGGCGACGCTGATGCCGGTCTACGGCATCTACAGCGGTTTCGAGCTCTGCGAGAACACACCGACGAAACCCGGCAAGGAGGAGTATCTCGACAGCGAGAAATACCAGTTCAAGGGCCGCGACTGGAACGCCCCCGGCAATATCAAGGATGTCATTGCCGCGCTGAATCGCGCCCGTCGCGAACAGCCCGCGCTGCAGGAGTATCGCAACCTGCGCTTCCATCCCTCGAGCAGCGACCAGGTGCTTTTCTACAGCAAGATGACCGCCGCGCGGGACAGCATCGTGCTCGTCGCGGTGAATCTCGATCCGCACAATTTCCAATCCGCGTGGGTCACGGTTCCGGTTTCCGATTTCGGCTGGAACGAGAAGGAAACCTACGAGGTGCGCGACCTCATCACGAACGAGACGTTCCTGTGGAATGGCGCGCGCAATTTCGTCGCGCTCGATCCGCGCACCCGGCCGGCCCACGTGCTGGAGGTGCGCCGCTGGCAGGGCCGTGCGCTCGGAGCGGACATTTACGCATGA